The window ATAATGCTAAACGAATTTCACGTAAAGTTTCTTTAACAGTTTCTTCTGTTAATGTTGATTTTTTTAAGTTTTTTTCAATTGATTTCTTCAGTTTTCCAGCTAAAAAGTCACCAATCATGTTTTCAACTCCTCTAGTATTTTTAATGTAATCAAACTCTTTATAATTATACATAAAACAATGGAATTTAAAATATCTTTAAAAAGATTTTAAAAGTGGAGATAAGAATAAAAAATAATCTACCCAAAAATTTAATCAGATTATTTTTTTAATTTATTTATTCAAAATAAAAGAAAAAATTATTATTCAATTTAATAATTTTCTCTAAATTACGGTTTCAATAAAGCGTAATTCCCGAATTACCGTAATAACAATATCACCGGGAACGATTTTATTATGACTAATTTTTTCGCGAATATCAAAGGCTATTTTTTGGGCCTGAATATCAGTTGTCCGTTCGGGATTAACAATTACCCGAATTTGGCGACCTGCTTGTAAGGCATAAGCTTTGGCCACCCCCCGGACTTCCATACACATTTGCTCCAACTCTTTCATCCGACTAATATAATTTTCAACATTATTATTGCGACCACCAGGGCGAGCAGCTGATAAAGTATCAGCAGCGGCTACTAATGGTGAGTACGGATTATCCATTGGAACTTCCCCATGGTGCGAATGAATAGCATTAATAACAATTCGACTTTCTTTATATTTAGTTGCTAACTGGACCCCTAAGGTTACATGGCTACCTTCATTTTCAAAATCAACTGCTTTCCCAATATCATGTAATAATCCTGCCCGAATCGCAATTTCCGGATCAAGTCCTAATTCACTTGCCATAATACCGGCTAACTTAGCAACTTCAATCGAATGCATTAAAACATTTTGGCCATAACTAGTGCGGTATTTTAGCATTCCAATATAACGAATTAGTTCTAAATCAATATTATAAATTCCTAGTTCTAAAATGGTATCTTTTCCAGTTTGTAAAATTGTTGTATCAAGATCAGTTTTTTCTAAGCGAATTGCTTCTTCAATTTTATTCGGTTGAATTCGACCATCCGTAATTAATCGTTCCAAAGCTTTTTTAGCAATTTCACGCCGAATGGGATTGAAAGAAGAAACCTGAATAATATTAGGAGTATCATCAATAATTAAATCAACACCCGCGGTTGTTTCAAAAGTTTTAATATTTCTTCCATTTTTTCCAATAATTCTTCCCTTCATATTATCATCAGCTAAATTAATAACCACGGTTGTTTTTTCAACAACCACATCCGCTGAATATCGTTCAATAGCCTGAGTAATAATATTAACAGCCGTTTCTTTTGCTTTTAACCGGACGTTTACTTCGGCATTTTTTAAAAATTCCCCAATTTGTTTTTGATATTTAACATTAATTTCTTTAAATAAAATATCTTTCGCTTGATCTTGCGAAAACCCTGCAATTTGTTCTAATTGCTGGATTGTATTATTGATTAAACCGTCATATTTAGCTAATAACTTTTGTAATTCCTCTCTTTTATAAAATAACTCCTGTTCTTTTTGCGTCAATACTTCTTCTCTTATAATAATATTTTTTTCACGTTCTTTAAAAAAATTTTCATTTTCTAAAATTTCTGCTCGTTTTTGTGCGACTTCTTCGCGAACATCTTGTCTAATTTGAGCAGCTTCAACTTTTGCATCTGCTTTCGCCGCATTAATAATTTTTTTTGCAGTTAGTTCTGCTTCTTTAATTTTTTTCTCAGTATTTTTAATTAATTTAAAATGTAGATACTTTTCAACTAAATATCCAATTAAATAAAATATTAAGGCACAAGCGCCTAATAATATTACTCATCCATAAACTGGCATTATAGCTCCTTTCTTAATATTAATTAAGAAAAGAAATATTTTATTTTTAATAAGTGGAATAAGATAGTATTTAACTACCAATATATATTTTACTATTTTATTTAAAAAAGAAAAGGTAAAACAAAATAATAAAAAAGTGCACCAAGCACTTTGTAAAAATTAAGTAATTTTAATTATCAATTGTTTTGTTAGGATTTTTTGCAGGTTCTGGGGAAATGGTAATCGTTCGCTGTGCTGAACGCTTTAGTTTCCAACGGTTATAATAACTATTTAAATTTTCATTAAAGGTAATAATAACTAATCCTAGTAAAATGAAAACTGATCATACTCAATAATATCATTGTAATTTATCAACATTAATTTCACTAATAAAGGTATTTCCTAAGATTTGCAAAACTGGTGTTCAAATTAACATTGTTAACTGGGTTGCTAAGGCATACGTTCCGTTTGATAATTTAACAGTTTCAAAGTACATTAAACGACCGGTTCCCATTACAATTCCTGACACATACACTAAAATTGCTTGTCACCCATATAAATCAAAACTAGATTTAAACACTACTCATCCTTGGTAGCTTGGCTGGTTATCAATTGCGGAGGCAATTGGTAAGGCAATAATTAACATTGTTCAAAAACTAATAAATGATTTTACCAATACCACTTCATAGTTAGATAGTTGAATTTTATTACTATGGAGAAAATAATCACTAATAGTTCCTTCAAAAGCATAACACAACGCTGCGATAAATGATAATAAAACTCCGGCAATTAATTTTCAATTAATTTGTTCTTTAATGAAAAAGTAGTTAAACAACATTCCAAAGGTAAATAATGTTGTTATTAAAATCCCCACCAACCCAAAACGGTTAATTTTTTCTTTTAAAACAACCCGGCTAATAATCATACAATAAATTGGAGCGGTGTTTAAAATAAAGTTTCCAAGGGTTCCATCATTTAAAAATAACGCCGAAATCATCAATAGTGCCATTGAAATTGGTCCAGCTAGTAAACCAACGCCCGCCATAATTCATACTCGTAAATGTTTTAATTTTAAAATTAACTTTTTAATGGAAGTGTATAACCCAACCCCGCACATATAACCAAAAGGAAGAATTAAGGTATAAGTTAAATTTTTAAATTTATGATTATTATGCGCCAGGTTTTTTCATTCTAAAAATCCAGTTGCTAATGCTACTAACAGAAAGGACATTAGTTCTTGAATCGTTGCTAAAAATATTGGGTAAGTAATTTTAGTTGAATTATCTCCCGCAAAAAAAGAACACAAATAAAGGTGTTAGTGAATAAAAAAATTGCCGAAGTAACACCAAAAATACTTGCTGCAAACATATGACTTTTTGATTGTTCTAAATTTTTAGTTTCCATAAATGCCCCTTTTAAATATCCTTTTTATTTTAAAATTATACCCTAATAATTTAAAAAAAATAAATGGTTTTAATTTTTCTGAATTATTATTTATTCCCTAATTAAAAAAACTGATTGCTCAGTTTTTTTAATTATGTGGACTAAATGGATCAATTACTGTTTTCGTATCTGGTTCTTCACGTTTTCCCATTTTACGATCTAGTTTATAATAATCACCATTTGACATGTTAATTCAATCTAAGATATCTTTAACTTCAGCTAGTTCTTCATAAAAATCAATGATAAATCAATCATAGAATTTATTAGTAACTAAATCACCTAGTTCGCGCGATCTTGCCGCAAAATGATTAGTAATTTCCGCAAAGTACTTACGATGATGAGCATATTCTTCCACAACTTCTTTAATTGATTTTAATTCTTTAAAGACAGGTTCTACTTTTGTCATTTCAAAAGTACCATCGCGATCCATTATAAAGTTCATAATACGACGTTGATGTAAAACTTCATCTTGCGCTTGAACTTGATAATAGTGAGCAAACCCGGGATAACCTAAGCGCTCAGCGTTAGTACTTAAGTTATAACAAATAAATTGCATCTTCGCATGTTCATCTAAATATTCTTGCAGATCTTTTTGAATTTCTTTTGTCAACATTTTATCTGGCCTCTCTTTCTATCTGCCACAATTATAGCACTTTTATAGCACTTTTATTTTATTTTTCTTAAAATTTATTTATAATTTTTATAAATAATATTAATATTCAATATTCATTTTTCAATTTTTATTATCTTCGATAAATAAATCTAATAATGGTTGGGGAATTTGTAATTCTGCTAAATCTAATAATTTGATGCTAGTACGAATTGCTAACTCATTGCCGCTTTCAACTTTGTGAACTCATTGGGGTTCTGCAATTAATTCCCGCCCAATTGCCACTAGTGAAATGTTACTATCAAGTACTTTTAAGGTATCATCCGGAGTTTTAACCCACCACCACCGCAATTAACAAAATTTTATCGTGAAATCTGTTGATAATTTTATTAATAACTAGCATTGGATTTTCTTTATTTCGCAAGCTTTTTCGCCATACTCAAGAATTCGAAATGTGAATATAATCTAACGGATATTTAACTAAGTGATCCATTAAAGCGCAAGTGTCTTCTAAAGTAATGACGGGGTTTTCAATTTATTCGGGAAAAATCCGATACCCAACAATAAATGATTTGGTACTATGTTCTTTAACACCAGCTAACACCTTTTCAACAACTGCTAAAGGAAATTTCATCCGTTTTTTAAGAGCTCCCCTCATTCATGTTTCCGTTGGTTAGCATGGGGGTAAAAAAACTGTTGTAATAAATAGGTATTGGGCCCATGAATTTCGACCCCATCATAGCTAGCCAGCTTTAATGGCACGTAATGTCGCGGCGCCAAAATCTTTAATCGTATCTAAAATTTCTTCGGATGTCATGGCGTGGGGTGTAATTGCCCATTCTCCTAATGAAATAACAGCACTTGTGAATAATGGTTCTGGTAATAATAAGGTTTCGTGGTGACTTCCCCCGTGGTGAAGTTGCATAATGGCAACTCCTTGTTTCTCGTGAATTAAATCAGCTAATTTTTTTAAATTAGAAATCTACTTATCATCATCAATCGCTGGTTGTCCAATAAAAGCTTTCCCATTCCGGTTAACATAAGTATATCCAGCGATTACCATTCCGACTTCCTTAATTTGCGTTTGGTAATAATTTAATTCATCTAAGGTATATTTTCCGTTTTCAAAACCAGAAAAAGTAGTCATTTGGGACATTACAATCCGATTTTTAATGGTAACCTGACTTGGAAACGTAAAGGGACTAAATAATTTTTCATATTTGCGATTCATAATTAATTTCTCCTTCGATTTATTAATAATTATTCTAATGCTACTTCACAACTAATTTCATCACTAAAAATACTTGATGGTTGGTTGCGGGTCATAATCTTAAACGTAAAACTGGTAATGTGATCATGGTGACTAAAAACTTTAAAATCAGTTAAACTAAAGTATTCCTCAAAACTTTTGTTTTCATATCCTAAATATGTCATTACTTTTGTTTTAATTAAGGTTTCTAATTCTTGTTGTTGGGAAATTTGATTATAGTTAATTTGGTATTGTAGATAATATTCTAATTTTCAGTTTGCCAAGTTAGTATAATCAACATATTCTTTTTCATATAAATGACCATTTTTCCGCAATTTAAGCGGAGCAAATCATTGGGCATAAGCCTCCATTAGTAAACCAAAAATGGCAATCATTCATAACATCGCATAATCTAATGGCCGGTTATTCATAACAAATAAATCTGCCCCATTTTCACGCTGCGTTTCTAGAACAAAGCGAATTAAGTTTCAACCAAAGAAATATAAACCAGCTTGGACTCCCGAACGGATAATTCAATAACCTTCCGGGTTATTTAAACGGGTTAGTTCTTTCGCATCATTTACCCACCATTTTTTTTAAGCGGTTAATGGTTGGAGAAGATGTTTCTTTGAATTTTTTTGGTTTAATTTGTTCTAATTGTTTTTGGGTAGGGTTATTATAGTAAAAAGCTTTATACCACACTTCTTTTCAAGTCATTTTATCAGGTTCTTCAATTTTACGGTTAAAGAAATGACGAACACTATATTTAAAATCAAACGGATATTTTTGAGGATCTTTTTTTCATGGTTTTGGTCCTAAAACTTTGCTAAAATTAGGAACCACAAAAGTTAAGATTACTCATAAAATAAAGTTTCAGAATGATTCATATAAAAAAATTGGGACTCTTCACTGAATGTTCCCAGTACCAGGAATTAACTCAGGATGATCACCTACCCATTGGAAACAATTATCTCGAATAAAAGCTGGTAGTCATTTTAATGATTCATAAGAAACAGGATTTCCTAATAATTCATGGTTAAAAAAGTTTCCTCATCTTCCTAATACCTGTCCTAACAAGATATTAGGCACAATACAGTCAATATATACTCACATTGAAACCCGTGATTTTCGCGCAACAAAGGCAAAGACAATAATTCCGACAACAACCCCAAATAACACCCCACCATGAATACTCATTCCCGCTTTTCAAAACGCAAATAATGATCAAAAGGGTGCCCCCCCATCATAACCAATTAAGGGTTGACTAGGATCTTCGTTATATTTTCCAAAAAAACTAGCACCAAATAACGAAAAGGGAATAATAATAAACACTGCTCAAATTAAGGGTTCAACAGGAACATTCTTGGTCTTCAAG is drawn from Spiroplasma mirum ATCC 29335 and contains these coding sequences:
- a CDS encoding prolipoprotein diacylglyceryl transferase family protein is translated as MLNQLLLAEPSPGWINPNNTPHNNIIATYSGWVHMYAVFITTGMILAVFASYIRLKTKNVPVEPLIWAVFIIIPFSLFGASFFGKYNEDPSQPLIGYDGGAPFWSLFAFWKAGMSIHGGVLFGVVVGIIVFAFVARKSRVSMWVYIDCIVPNILLGQVLGRWGNFFNHELLGNPVSYESLKWLPAFIRDNCFQWVGDHPELIPGTGNIQWRVPIFLYESFWNFILWVILTFVVPNFSKVLGPKPWKKDPQKYPFDFKYSVRHFFNRKIEEPDKMTWKEVWYKAFYYNNPTQKQLEQIKPKKFKETSSPTINRLKKMVGKWCERTNPFK
- a CDS encoding ferritin-like domain-containing protein, with amino-acid sequence MLTKEIQKDLQEYLDEHAKMQFICYNLSTNAERLGYPGFAHYYQVQAQDEVLHQRRIMNFIMDRDGTFEMTKVEPVFKELKSIKEVVEEYAHHRKYFAEITNHFAARSRELGDLVTNKFYDWFIIDFYEELAEVKDILDWINMSNGDYYKLDRKMGKREEPDTKTVIDPFSPHN
- the rny gene encoding ribonuclease Y yields the protein MPVYGWVILLGACALIFYLIGYLVEKYLHFKLIKNTEKKIKEAELTAKKIINAAKADAKVEAAQIRQDVREEVAQKRAEILENENFFKEREKNIIIREEVLTQKEQELFYKREELQKLLAKYDGLINNTIQQLEQIAGFSQDQAKDILFKEINVKYQKQIGEFLKNAEVNVRLKAKETAVNIITQAIERYSADVVVEKTTVVINLADDNMKGRIIGKNGRNIKTFETTAGVDLIIDDTPNIIQVSSFNPIRREIAKKALERLITDGRIQPNKIEEAIRLEKTDLDTTILQTGKDTILELGIYNIDLELIRYIGMLKYRTSYGQNVLMHSIEVAKLAGIMASELGLDPEIAIRAGLLHDIGKAVDFENEGSHVTLGVQLATKYKESRIVINAIHSHHGEVPMDNPYSPLVAAADTLSAARPGGRNNNVENYISRMKELEQMCMEVRGVAKAYALQAGRQIRVIVNPERTTDIQAQKIAFDIREKISHNKIVPGDIVITVIRELRFIETVI